Proteins from one Chroococcidiopsis sp. CCMEE 29 genomic window:
- a CDS encoding response regulator transcription factor, translated as MLMLSCQPSTLRVLVVDDHELTRFSLKLALSCQENIELVGLASNGQEAIAMVERHHPDVIILDLQMPIMDGWSASTHIKDISPKSQIIAYSSLEEPKLKEISQTNSLDAFCKKDTATPELIKLVRELGQRVSSN; from the coding sequence ATGTTAATGTTGTCCTGTCAGCCTTCCACCTTACGGGTCTTGGTTGTTGATGACCACGAACTGACTCGTTTTAGCCTCAAGTTGGCACTGTCGTGCCAAGAAAACATAGAATTAGTTGGTCTAGCCAGCAACGGTCAAGAAGCTATAGCAATGGTGGAACGCCACCATCCTGATGTCATCATTCTCGATCTCCAGATGCCAATTATGGATGGTTGGAGTGCCTCAACCCATATTAAAGATATTTCTCCGAAGTCCCAGATAATTGCTTATTCCTCATTGGAGGAACCTAAGTTAAAAGAAATCAGCCAAACAAATAGCTTAGATGCTTTTTGCAAAAAAGACACAGCTACCCCAGAACTGATTAAGTTAGTAAGAGAGTTAGGTCAGCGAGTAAGCAGCAATTAA
- a CDS encoding DUF2854 domain-containing protein — protein MLRQTSFGTLGLILGGVLTVVGFTAYFGGNATLNLVGFFYGIPLFLGGLALKAAELKPVPVSQPTTAETLALRQQQATATQNQIRRDITRYRYAQKAHLDSSLSHLSLSPTDEERPVIKGLRETEIEGAYALILEFDSPLIPLEVWQQKQEKMENFFGPGVEIKVTQPNEDEIELALIATPKVEKSLIADSNEQ, from the coding sequence ATGTTACGTCAAACTTCTTTTGGAACACTCGGCTTAATTCTGGGTGGTGTTTTAACGGTTGTGGGATTTACTGCCTATTTTGGGGGTAATGCCACGCTGAATTTAGTAGGATTTTTTTACGGAATTCCTCTATTCTTAGGAGGGCTAGCGCTTAAAGCAGCGGAACTGAAGCCAGTACCAGTTAGCCAGCCTACTACGGCAGAAACATTAGCATTACGTCAGCAGCAAGCAACTGCCACTCAAAATCAAATTCGCCGAGATATCACCCGCTATCGTTATGCTCAAAAAGCTCATCTCGATAGCTCTTTATCTCACCTTAGTCTTAGCCCCACAGACGAAGAAAGACCCGTAATCAAAGGCTTACGGGAAACCGAGATTGAAGGAGCTTATGCGTTAATTTTGGAATTTGATTCGCCACTGATTCCCCTGGAAGTCTGGCAGCAGAAGCAGGAAAAGATGGAAAACTTTTTTGGTCCTGGAGTGGAGATTAAAGTAACCCAACCGAATGAGGATGAGATTGAGCTAGCACTGATTGCCACACCAAAAGTTGAAAAATCGCTAATAGCTGATAGCAATGAACAATGA
- a CDS encoding chlororespiratory reduction protein 7, with protein sequence MPDPLMYRQDAFVVLETNQSEQFLSAAELLEKLKGILFPRQQDLPQELQKFPSVEAQAQYLLDTSCELDVGPGQYLQWYAVRLEK encoded by the coding sequence ATGCCAGACCCCTTAATGTATCGGCAGGATGCATTTGTCGTCCTGGAAACCAATCAATCAGAGCAATTTCTCAGCGCAGCAGAGCTACTGGAAAAACTCAAGGGAATTTTGTTCCCGAGACAGCAGGATTTACCACAAGAGTTACAAAAATTTCCCTCTGTGGAGGCTCAAGCTCAGTATTTACTAGATACTAGCTGCGAATTGGATGTTGGTCCTGGGCAGTATTTACAGTGGTACGCTGTCCGCTTGGAAAAGTAA